Genomic segment of Paenibacillus sp. FSL R5-0623:
CCGTCTACCCGCTTCTCTCGCAGGATGGACAAATATTCAGATTCCCTGTTGTAGTCACCTGCGGTATTGCACAGAAAGAAGGTATACCCCAATCCGCGAGCCTCATTCTCCGCGCCCCAGAACACTTCCGGGAAGAAAGGATTTGTAATGTCCGGCAGGATGATGGCAATGGTGCCCGTCTCTTTCTTGATCAGACTGCGCGCCTGCGCATTGGGCTGAAACTGGTGTTTTTCAATGATGGACATAATCTTCTCTCGGGTGCTTGCACGCACAGGTGCCGTATCATTAAGCACACGGGAGACTGTCGCTACAGATACATTTGCTTCTTTGGCGATGTCGTATATGGTGATCGGTGTCATAGCGGAACCTTCCTTTTTCTCTAATTTTCCCTATTTTCCCTGCTTATCATACCAGATAAGGAATGCCGATGAAATGGGTTTCATTGACGGCGAGTGATTTCACACTGCACCCATAGAAGTTCCGGATATGACATTCATACGTGAATTGTTCGTTACATTACGCATTAGCGTCAATATTTTCACAGGACATGTTTGCTTTTCTTTATTTCACCTTCTAATCTGCGTTTATGGTCCATATATTAAATTGTAAGCGAATTCATTGGAGATTAGAGGAGTGTGAACAACGTCATGATCATTCAAGTCAGTCCGCTGGCAGAAGCAAGACTTACTGAAAAGCTGGGAGATCGACCAGGCTATTTCAAATTGTTTTATGATACCGATGGATGCGGTTGTGACGGAATTGCGGTACTTCTGATCTTAAACGAACCGGATAGCGATGATGTTACCGTAGAAGCGGGGTCGCTTCCCTTTGTAATCAACAAACAGCAGCAGATTTACTTTGAACCCTCTCTGCGTCTGCAATCCGAGCACAGTTTCCCTTCATTCCGATTGAGTAGTGATTCCATGATCTATGGCAGTAACGTCAAAGTCCATGATTTACGAGATACCGCAGACGTAGCCCCTCAGCCTACCGGATGGTTTGTACGATAAACGTTGAATTAGCACTATAATCAAAACCTCCCAAGCCCAGATGTTATGTGGGGCGGGAGGTTTTTTGTCAATTTCGAACGAGTTCATTAGGTATTATTCTTGTAACATTTCATTTTTAATCTAGAGTTTTCTGTCAGTTCAATATCACTCAGATTACTTCACAAGAATTTCAATTGGGTTCATGGTCATAGAGATATCCGCGGTCATATCCACAATGAGATTTTGTTTCCCTTTTTTGGTTACCATAAATTCATCTTCAACTTCAACTACTTGACCTGATTTAAATTCAGTTACATATCCCACATCCTTATAATTACGCTCCTCGTCACTACCGGAAAAGGAAAAACGAATGATTGGTTCTCCATGAGATACTTCAACAGGTTTAATACCTGTATATTTTAAAGTTCCTTTTACTTTCAATGTCTCACC
This window contains:
- a CDS encoding iron-sulfur cluster biosynthesis family protein, translated to MIIQVSPLAEARLTEKLGDRPGYFKLFYDTDGCGCDGIAVLLILNEPDSDDVTVEAGSLPFVINKQQQIYFEPSLRLQSEHSFPSFRLSSDSMIYGSNVKVHDLRDTADVAPQPTGWFVR